From a single Couchioplanes caeruleus genomic region:
- a CDS encoding response regulator transcription factor: MRLLVVEDEARLAAALQRGLQAEGFAVDVAGDGQDGLELARHGDYDAMILDVMLPRLSGYRVVRQLRAEQKWLPVLMLSAKDGEYDQADGLDCGADDYLTKPFSYVVLLARLRALLRRGTPERPAVLRHGDVELDPAHRRVTVAGAEVVLTAREFALLEYLIRRPGEVVSKTELLDHVWDAAVETAANAVEVYVGYLRRKIGRERLETVRGAGYRLAAVEAAGGAEGARGVSRGS, from the coding sequence GTGCGGTTGCTGGTGGTGGAGGACGAGGCGCGGCTCGCGGCCGCGCTGCAGCGGGGGCTGCAGGCCGAGGGGTTCGCCGTGGACGTGGCCGGCGACGGGCAGGACGGGCTCGAGCTGGCCCGGCACGGCGACTACGACGCGATGATCCTCGACGTCATGCTGCCGCGGCTGTCCGGGTACAGGGTGGTGCGGCAGTTGCGGGCCGAGCAGAAGTGGCTGCCGGTGCTCATGCTCTCGGCGAAGGACGGCGAGTACGACCAGGCCGACGGGCTGGACTGCGGCGCCGACGACTATCTCACCAAGCCTTTCTCGTACGTGGTGCTGCTGGCCCGGCTGCGCGCGCTGCTGCGCCGGGGCACCCCCGAGCGCCCGGCCGTGCTGCGCCACGGTGACGTCGAGCTGGACCCGGCGCACCGGCGGGTCACGGTCGCCGGCGCCGAGGTGGTGCTGACCGCTCGGGAGTTCGCCCTGCTGGAGTATCTGATCCGCCGTCCCGGCGAGGTGGTCTCCAAGACCGAGCTGCTCGACCACGTGTGGGACGCCGCGGTGGAGACAGCCGCCAACGCCGTCGAGGTGTATGTCGGTTACCTGCGTCGCAAGATCGGGCGGGAGCGCCTGGAGACCGTCCGGGGCGCCGGCTACCGGCTGGCCGCGGTGGAGGCGGCCGGCGGGGCCGAGGGGGCCCGGGGAGTGTCCCGTGGATCATGA
- a CDS encoding LolA family protein, whose product MSVFKSRPALRWLVPAAAAVVVIGGGAAAGTIAASADPTLPERSAAQLLVDVQNAKVEGLSGTIVQTADLGLPSLPGVTGGANGAELMKLVAGSNTARVWYAGEDKVRLAVLGTLGETDVIRNGSDVWLWRSSANSATHFTIPADAQKQRHTALPQGVPSTPQEAADAALAAIDPTTAVTTTGAAKVAGRDAYELVLTPRDTASLVGQVRLAIDAEQHIPLGVDVYAKDATSPAVRIAFQQVSFETPDAEQFTFNPPPGTKVETPSKTDIQKEQQEAIQEHEKALKRGPGGKPEAPEGTKVVGKGWTSVMVAKLPAGDAGKQDAKGAQQLEAISGALPKVNGAWGSGRLLQSALFSALLTDDGRVLVGAVAPEKLYEVAGQ is encoded by the coding sequence GTGAGTGTCTTCAAGTCGAGGCCGGCGCTGCGCTGGCTGGTTCCGGCTGCTGCGGCGGTCGTCGTCATCGGGGGTGGCGCCGCGGCGGGCACGATCGCGGCGAGTGCGGATCCGACGTTGCCCGAGCGCAGCGCGGCGCAGCTGCTGGTGGATGTGCAGAACGCGAAGGTCGAGGGGCTGTCCGGCACGATCGTGCAGACCGCCGACCTGGGGCTGCCGTCACTGCCGGGGGTGACCGGCGGGGCGAACGGCGCCGAGCTGATGAAGCTCGTGGCCGGGAGCAACACCGCGCGGGTCTGGTACGCCGGGGAGGACAAGGTCCGTCTGGCGGTCCTGGGAACGCTCGGTGAGACCGACGTGATCCGCAACGGTTCGGACGTGTGGCTGTGGCGCAGCAGCGCCAACTCGGCCACGCACTTCACGATCCCGGCGGACGCGCAGAAGCAGCGGCACACCGCGCTGCCGCAGGGAGTGCCGTCGACGCCGCAGGAGGCCGCCGACGCCGCGCTCGCCGCGATCGACCCGACCACGGCGGTCACCACGACCGGCGCGGCGAAGGTCGCCGGGCGGGACGCGTACGAGCTGGTGCTCACGCCGCGCGACACCGCGTCGCTGGTCGGGCAGGTACGCCTGGCGATCGACGCCGAGCAGCACATCCCGCTGGGCGTGGACGTCTACGCCAAGGACGCCACCAGCCCGGCCGTACGGATCGCGTTCCAGCAGGTGAGCTTCGAGACCCCGGACGCCGAGCAGTTCACCTTCAACCCGCCGCCGGGTACGAAGGTGGAGACGCCCAGCAAGACGGACATCCAGAAGGAACAGCAGGAGGCGATCCAGGAGCACGAGAAGGCGCTGAAGCGGGGCCCGGGCGGCAAGCCCGAGGCGCCCGAGGGCACCAAGGTCGTCGGCAAGGGCTGGACGTCCGTCATGGTCGCGAAGCTGCCCGCCGGTGACGCCGGCAAGCAGGACGCCAAGGGCGCGCAGCAGCTCGAGGCCATCTCGGGCGCGCTGCCGAAGGTCAACGGCGCGTGGGGCAGCGGCCGGCTGCTGCAGAGCGCACTGTTCAGCGCGCTGCTCACCGACGACGGCCGGGTCCTGGTCGGTGCGGTCGCCCCGGAGAAGCTGTACGAGGTAGCGGGTCAGTGA
- a CDS encoding ABC transporter ATP-binding protein — MTDLAVASQGLTKRFGSQVAVDAVDLAVPRGAVYGFLGPNGSGKTTTIRMLLGLISPTAGGHDLLGAAMPDHAADVLPHVGALVEGPGFHPYLSGRDNLRRLDAADRTAEARTSGARIDAALDRVGLSAAAGKRYRLYSLGMKQRLAIAAALLQPRQLLVLDEPTNGLDPQGTREVRTLVGQLAAEGATVLLSTHLLAEVEQVCTHVGVMHRGRLVAQEPLADLRSDAAPRARVLTDQPAEAARVLRTLGLTEIAESPSEASGQLGAVAPEKVVASLVHDGVAVRGFAVEAPSLEDVFVRLTGRGFDVSG, encoded by the coding sequence GTGACCGACCTCGCGGTCGCCTCGCAGGGGCTGACCAAGCGGTTCGGCAGCCAGGTCGCGGTGGACGCCGTCGACCTGGCTGTCCCCCGCGGCGCGGTGTACGGCTTCCTCGGCCCGAACGGCTCCGGCAAGACCACCACGATCCGGATGCTGCTCGGGCTGATCAGCCCCACCGCCGGCGGCCACGACCTGCTCGGGGCCGCGATGCCCGACCACGCCGCCGACGTGCTCCCCCACGTCGGCGCGCTGGTCGAGGGCCCGGGGTTCCACCCGTACCTGTCGGGGCGTGACAACCTGCGCCGCCTCGACGCCGCCGACCGCACGGCGGAGGCCCGCACCTCGGGCGCGCGCATCGACGCCGCGCTCGACCGGGTCGGGTTGTCCGCGGCGGCCGGCAAGCGTTACCGGCTCTACTCGCTGGGCATGAAGCAGCGGCTCGCGATCGCGGCGGCGCTGCTGCAGCCCCGGCAACTGCTGGTGCTGGACGAGCCGACGAACGGCCTCGACCCGCAGGGCACCCGCGAGGTGCGCACGCTGGTCGGGCAGCTCGCCGCGGAGGGCGCGACGGTGCTGCTCAGCACCCACCTGCTCGCCGAGGTCGAGCAGGTCTGCACCCACGTGGGCGTGATGCACCGGGGCCGCCTGGTGGCCCAGGAGCCGCTGGCCGACCTGCGGTCCGACGCGGCGCCGCGGGCGCGGGTGCTCACCGACCAGCCGGCCGAGGCGGCGCGGGTGCTGCGCACGCTGGGGCTCACGGAGATCGCGGAGAGCCCGTCGGAGGCCTCCGGGCAGCTCGGTGCGGTGGCGCCGGAGAAGGTCGTGGCGTCGCTGGTGCACGACGGGGTGGCGGTCCGCGGCTTCGCCGTGGAGGCGCCCAGCCTCGAGGACGTGTTCGTACGCCTGACCGGGCGGGGGTTCGATGTCTCAGGCTGA
- a CDS encoding ABC transporter permease — translation MSQADVRRWVSSRFLTSELRLIAVRRRNQVGLAALAAVPVVLAVAMKVATPDGPQRGDGPNFFSQILGNGFFVALAALGVELTLFLPIAVSMLAGDAVAGEANQGTLRYLLTVPVGRTRLLAVKYAGIVMGAFVAPLTVAASGLVVGLLLFGGGDVTTLSGTQIGLGTALLRLLLVCLYLGVCLSALGAIGLFLSTLTEQPMGATIALAMLTVTSWILGQIPQLDWLHPYLPTRHWTDFGELLRDPVSPGALTPGLLSAGAYILVFLSAAWARFAGRDVTS, via the coding sequence ATGTCTCAGGCTGATGTGCGGCGGTGGGTGTCGTCCCGCTTCCTGACCTCCGAGCTGCGCCTGATCGCCGTACGCCGGCGCAACCAGGTGGGTCTCGCGGCGCTGGCCGCCGTACCCGTGGTCCTGGCCGTGGCGATGAAGGTCGCGACGCCGGACGGCCCGCAGCGGGGCGACGGCCCGAACTTCTTCTCCCAGATCCTCGGCAACGGCTTCTTCGTGGCGCTCGCCGCGCTCGGCGTCGAGCTGACGCTGTTCCTGCCGATCGCGGTGTCGATGCTGGCCGGCGACGCGGTCGCCGGCGAGGCGAACCAGGGCACGCTGCGCTACCTGCTGACGGTCCCGGTGGGCCGCACCCGGCTGCTGGCCGTGAAGTACGCGGGCATCGTCATGGGCGCGTTCGTGGCGCCGCTGACGGTGGCGGCGTCCGGGCTGGTCGTGGGCCTGCTGCTGTTCGGCGGCGGGGACGTCACGACGCTGTCGGGCACGCAGATCGGCCTCGGTACGGCGCTGCTCCGCCTCCTGCTGGTCTGCCTGTACCTCGGGGTGTGCCTGTCGGCCCTCGGTGCGATCGGCCTGTTCCTGTCCACGCTCACCGAGCAGCCGATGGGCGCCACGATCGCGCTGGCGATGCTGACGGTGACCAGCTGGATCCTGGGGCAGATCCCGCAGCTGGACTGGCTGCACCCGTACCTGCCGACCCGGCACTGGACGGACTTCGGCGAGCTGCTGCGCGACCCGGTGTCGCCCGGCGCGCTCACGCCCGGCCTGCTCAGCGCGGGAGCGTACATCCTGGTGTTCCTGTCGGCGGCGTGGGCACGCTTCGCCGGCCGCGACGTCACGAGCTGA
- a CDS encoding GntR family transcriptional regulator: MIADDLTAKIRAGDLAPGTMLPPQKTLSARYGVTLATLRQALQKLEDDGLVSQEPGRGTFVASPRLMYRLDSLRGLAEDLKAQGQEVSTLILGQELRRPPAAIAAHLEVPATRRVLRLERVRLLSGRPAVHQLSWAPGRPGLPLADLDYSGASLYAVFAAHGIVVHRASEVLRPALLDEPTAAHLHQTAGQPVFVSERVTYGLDNRPILYDRATILGTVMEIRTERAATGISMQWTRHDH; this comes from the coding sequence GTGATCGCCGATGACCTGACCGCGAAGATCCGCGCCGGCGACCTCGCACCGGGCACGATGCTGCCACCGCAGAAGACCCTCAGCGCCCGGTACGGGGTGACCCTCGCGACGCTGCGCCAGGCCCTGCAGAAGCTCGAGGACGACGGCCTGGTCTCGCAGGAACCGGGCCGCGGCACCTTCGTCGCGTCGCCCCGGCTCATGTACCGGCTCGACTCGCTGCGCGGGCTCGCGGAGGACCTGAAGGCCCAGGGTCAGGAGGTCAGCACGCTGATCCTGGGCCAGGAACTGCGCCGCCCCCCGGCCGCGATCGCCGCACACCTGGAGGTGCCCGCGACCCGGCGCGTGCTGCGGCTGGAACGCGTACGCCTGCTGTCCGGACGCCCCGCGGTGCACCAGCTGTCCTGGGCCCCGGGACGCCCCGGCCTGCCCCTGGCCGATCTGGACTACAGCGGCGCGTCCCTGTACGCCGTGTTCGCCGCGCACGGCATCGTCGTGCACCGGGCCTCGGAGGTCCTGCGCCCGGCACTGCTCGACGAACCGACCGCCGCGCACCTGCACCAGACCGCGGGCCAGCCGGTGTTCGTGTCGGAACGCGTCACGTACGGCCTCGACAACCGCCCGATCCTCTACGACCGCGCCACGATCCTCGGCACGGTGATGGAGATCCGCACGGAACGCGCCGCCACGGGCATCTCCATGCAGTGGACCCGCCACGACCACTGA
- the trpA gene encoding tryptophan synthase subunit alpha, producing MSTLGATLRAAGRPLLIPYVTGGLTAGWADHLDACQDAGADAIEIGLPFSDPMLDGTTIQQASDRALARGATVGGILADIEAASRRVSVPLIVMTYANLALRLGAPRLAAAGVRGLIVPDLPLEESAPLEAAAAGAGIDLILLAAPSTPDDRLRQICRRSRGFVYAVSVMGTTGERDTLPATAVELVRRVKRLQPDPDGPERLPVLIGFGVSTPEHAAEAGRAGDGVIVASALMRRVLDGATPDDLRVAVAALRTALDLGVSSGTPYAEVSGDRR from the coding sequence ATGAGCACGCTCGGCGCCACGCTGCGGGCCGCCGGGCGGCCGCTGCTCATCCCGTACGTGACGGGCGGCCTGACCGCCGGCTGGGCCGACCACCTGGACGCCTGCCAGGACGCCGGCGCGGACGCCATCGAGATCGGCCTGCCGTTCTCCGACCCGATGCTCGACGGCACCACCATCCAGCAGGCCTCGGACCGCGCCCTCGCCCGCGGCGCCACGGTCGGCGGCATCCTCGCCGACATCGAGGCCGCGTCCCGGCGGGTGAGCGTCCCGCTGATCGTCATGACGTACGCCAACCTGGCCCTGCGCCTCGGCGCGCCCCGCCTCGCGGCGGCCGGCGTCCGCGGTCTCATCGTGCCCGACCTGCCGCTCGAGGAGTCCGCGCCGCTGGAAGCGGCGGCGGCGGGGGCGGGCATCGACCTGATCCTGCTGGCCGCGCCGTCCACCCCGGACGACCGGCTCCGGCAGATCTGCCGGCGCAGCCGGGGCTTCGTGTACGCGGTGAGCGTCATGGGCACCACCGGCGAACGCGACACGCTCCCGGCCACGGCGGTGGAGCTTGTCCGCCGCGTCAAGCGTCTTCAGCCCGATCCGGACGGTCCGGAGCGTCTTCCCGTGCTGATCGGGTTCGGGGTGTCGACGCCGGAACACGCCGCCGAGGCGGGACGCGCCGGGGACGGGGTGATCGTCGCGTCGGCGCTGATGCGTAGGGTGCTGGACGGGGCCACCCCGGACGACCTGCGCGTCGCCGTCGCGGCCCTGCGCACCGCACTCGACCTGGGGGTGTCCTCTGGAACGCCGTACGCCGAAGTATCAGGTGATCGCCGATGA
- the trpB gene encoding tryptophan synthase subunit beta produces MTMSVMRDPAAAGRFGAFGGRFVPESLVPACEALEEAFREAWADPAFRGQLDMFRTVYAGRPTALTPAWNLSAELGVTLLLKREDLAHTGSHKINNVLGQALLARRMGKTRLIAETGAGQHGVATATAAALFGLRATVYMGERDIERQALNVFRMTLLGAEVVPVTSGSRTLKDATNEALRQWVAAVEDTHFCLGSVAGPHPYPWMVREFQRVIGEEARRQCAAELATGVPDVVVACVGGGSNAAGTFAGFVGTGARLVGVEAAGGAAMTHGTPGVVHGSRSMVLQDDEGQIAEAQSIAAGLDYPGVGPEHAQLGAAGRAEYQTVTDGEVLTAVRRLARAEGIICALESAHAVAWVLRAAGTDELPHGSTVLLTLSGRGDKDMIQLSDMAALTGGPA; encoded by the coding sequence ATGACGATGAGCGTGATGCGGGATCCCGCCGCGGCGGGCCGGTTCGGCGCCTTCGGCGGACGGTTCGTCCCCGAGTCGCTGGTACCGGCCTGCGAGGCCCTGGAGGAAGCGTTCCGCGAGGCGTGGGCCGACCCCGCGTTCCGCGGTCAGCTCGACATGTTCCGTACGGTCTATGCGGGCCGGCCGACCGCACTGACCCCGGCCTGGAACCTGTCCGCCGAGCTGGGCGTCACGCTGCTCCTCAAGCGCGAGGACCTGGCGCACACCGGCTCCCACAAGATCAACAATGTGCTCGGGCAGGCGCTGCTGGCGCGGCGGATGGGCAAGACCCGGCTCATCGCCGAGACCGGGGCCGGCCAGCACGGCGTCGCCACGGCCACCGCCGCCGCGCTCTTCGGCCTGCGCGCGACCGTCTACATGGGCGAGCGCGACATCGAACGCCAGGCCCTCAACGTGTTCCGGATGACCCTGCTCGGCGCCGAGGTCGTGCCCGTCACCAGCGGCAGCCGGACGCTCAAGGACGCCACGAACGAGGCGCTGCGGCAGTGGGTCGCGGCGGTCGAGGACACCCACTTCTGCCTCGGGTCGGTCGCCGGCCCCCACCCGTACCCGTGGATGGTCCGGGAATTCCAGCGCGTCATCGGCGAGGAGGCGCGGCGGCAGTGCGCCGCGGAGCTAGCCACCGGCGTCCCGGACGTGGTCGTCGCCTGCGTGGGCGGCGGGTCGAACGCCGCCGGGACGTTCGCCGGCTTCGTCGGCACCGGCGCCCGGCTGGTCGGCGTCGAGGCGGCAGGCGGCGCGGCGATGACCCACGGCACCCCGGGCGTCGTGCACGGCTCCCGGTCCATGGTTCTGCAGGACGACGAGGGCCAGATCGCCGAGGCACAGTCCATCGCGGCCGGCCTGGACTACCCGGGCGTCGGCCCGGAACACGCCCAGCTGGGTGCGGCGGGCCGCGCCGAGTACCAGACCGTCACCGACGGCGAGGTGCTGACGGCCGTACGCCGGCTCGCCCGCGCCGAAGGCATCATCTGCGCGCTCGAGTCGGCGCACGCCGTGGCGTGGGTGCTGCGCGCGGCGGGCACGGACGAGCTGCCCCACGGGTCGACCGTGCTGCTCACGCTCTCCGGCCGCGGCGACAAGGACATGATCCAGCTCAGCGACATGGCCGCGCTGACGGGAGGCCCCGCATGA
- a CDS encoding tyrosine-protein phosphatase, translating into MVTLDWPGCHNARDVGGLPTVDGSAIRPRALLRSGHHTELTAAGIAAVRAAGISRVLDLRRDVERDAYPSPFAGDPGYVSAPVLLDVVTYEYPDDSYGPLLDHNQQRIAAAFRAIAGAPPGGVLVHCRGGRDRTGVLVALALSVAGVAPDVIAGDYALTEGSPAAVMLNTFEHLEQAYGGVTAYLSLIGITEAERAAVRERLREPAYLTETRDGYNRFAAEYAGLFGDVLARNVWERALLGGFAELVRAEPGPVLEVGCGIGTVTAYLHGLGVDIAGLDLAPEMVAAARRDHPSITFDVGTMTALARPEGTLAAVLAWYSIIHVPDDELPVVLTEFRRVLRPGGYVFLAFQVGDEARHVRDITFLRRRPEQVAGMLREAGFDLCLRSVRAPDQEGAAEQLPQAYLLARTPKPAPGA; encoded by the coding sequence ATGGTGACCCTGGACTGGCCCGGCTGCCACAACGCCCGCGACGTGGGCGGCCTGCCCACCGTGGACGGCTCGGCCATCCGCCCGCGCGCCCTGCTGCGCTCCGGTCACCACACCGAGCTCACCGCCGCCGGCATCGCCGCCGTCCGCGCGGCCGGGATCAGCCGCGTGCTGGACCTGCGCCGGGACGTGGAACGCGACGCGTACCCCAGCCCGTTCGCCGGCGACCCCGGCTACGTGTCCGCGCCGGTGCTGCTGGACGTCGTCACGTACGAGTACCCCGACGACTCGTACGGCCCGTTGCTGGACCACAACCAGCAGCGCATCGCGGCGGCGTTCAGGGCGATCGCCGGGGCGCCGCCGGGCGGTGTGCTCGTGCACTGCCGCGGCGGCCGGGACCGTACGGGCGTCCTCGTGGCCCTGGCCCTCAGCGTCGCCGGGGTCGCGCCCGACGTGATCGCCGGCGACTACGCGCTCACCGAGGGCTCCCCGGCCGCCGTCATGCTCAACACCTTCGAGCATCTGGAGCAGGCGTACGGCGGCGTGACCGCGTACCTGAGCCTGATCGGCATCACCGAGGCCGAGCGCGCGGCGGTGCGCGAGCGTCTCCGCGAGCCCGCGTACCTCACCGAGACCCGCGACGGCTACAACCGTTTCGCCGCCGAGTACGCCGGCCTGTTCGGCGACGTCCTGGCCCGCAACGTCTGGGAACGCGCCCTGCTCGGCGGCTTCGCGGAGCTCGTGCGCGCCGAGCCCGGCCCGGTCCTCGAGGTGGGCTGCGGCATCGGCACGGTCACGGCGTACCTGCACGGGCTCGGTGTGGACATCGCCGGGCTCGACCTGGCGCCGGAGATGGTCGCCGCCGCCCGCCGCGACCACCCGTCGATCACCTTCGACGTCGGCACGATGACCGCCCTCGCCCGCCCGGAAGGCACCCTCGCCGCGGTCCTCGCCTGGTATTCGATCATCCACGTGCCCGACGACGAGCTTCCGGTCGTCCTGACGGAATTCCGGCGCGTCCTGCGTCCCGGCGGGTACGTGTTCCTGGCCTTCCAGGTCGGCGACGAGGCCCGGCACGTCCGCGACATCACGTTCCTGCGGCGCCGGCCCGAGCAGGTCGCCGGCATGCTGCGGGAGGCCGGGTTCGACCTGTGCCTGCGGTCGGTCCGGGCGCCGGACCAGGAGGGCGCTGCGGAGCAGCTGCCGCAGGCGTATCTGCTCGCCCGCACGCCGAAGCCGGCACCCGGCGCCTGA
- a CDS encoding tetratricopeptide repeat protein has protein sequence MTGLDAYRQARHLAEVGRHGDAEAKLRAALTAEPGDADLLTLLGYVLRQQRDYVAALQACDAALAANPGLADAHAERAESLIALIRDEDAIAAAGEAVRLRPHDPGGHLVLARALTSAKRYDAARHAARHGQSLAPQSVEALLTIADLERDAGNRDEAERATRAALAVEPGNAYGRWLLAMLDAERLRVRRSMRALRDVARENPARPDVISMTWPIRSLLSALRRWFSVAVLLVTAAAVAATVWGPAALPARVLAGLIAVVVAGFAVRVLVPAGRLPWRCLRLVPWLLRRATLTGAATVAVMAALLLAYAATGAWWLTMPALAGVPVLWAGGFAELLGARLDDPGYMHAVKMLGRDLQNFRVELKKWWSDTKRELREAWKEPEAPEKDPGKPPR, from the coding sequence GTGACCGGGCTGGACGCGTACCGTCAGGCCCGGCACCTGGCCGAGGTCGGCCGGCACGGCGACGCCGAGGCGAAGCTGCGCGCGGCGCTGACCGCCGAGCCGGGCGACGCCGACCTGCTCACCCTGCTCGGGTACGTGCTGCGCCAGCAGCGCGACTACGTGGCGGCGCTGCAGGCGTGCGACGCGGCGCTGGCGGCGAACCCCGGCCTCGCCGACGCGCACGCGGAGCGCGCCGAGTCGCTGATCGCCCTCATCCGCGACGAGGATGCCATCGCGGCCGCCGGCGAGGCGGTCCGGCTGCGCCCGCACGACCCCGGCGGCCACCTCGTGCTGGCCCGCGCACTGACCTCGGCGAAGCGGTACGACGCGGCCCGCCACGCCGCCCGGCACGGCCAGTCGCTCGCCCCGCAGTCGGTGGAGGCGCTGCTGACGATCGCCGACCTGGAACGCGACGCCGGCAACCGCGACGAGGCGGAACGGGCCACCCGGGCGGCGCTCGCCGTCGAGCCGGGCAACGCGTACGGCCGCTGGCTGCTCGCGATGCTCGACGCGGAACGGCTGCGGGTCCGCCGGTCGATGCGGGCCCTGCGCGACGTGGCCCGCGAGAACCCGGCCCGCCCCGACGTCATCTCGATGACCTGGCCGATCCGCAGCCTGCTCAGCGCGCTGCGCCGCTGGTTCTCCGTCGCGGTCCTGCTCGTGACGGCCGCCGCGGTGGCCGCGACGGTCTGGGGCCCCGCGGCCCTGCCGGCGCGCGTCCTCGCGGGCCTGATCGCCGTCGTCGTGGCCGGGTTCGCCGTCCGGGTGCTCGTCCCGGCCGGCCGGCTGCCGTGGCGCTGCCTGCGCCTGGTGCCCTGGCTGCTGCGCCGCGCCACGCTCACGGGGGCGGCGACGGTGGCGGTGATGGCCGCGCTGCTGCTCGCGTACGCCGCGACGGGCGCCTGGTGGCTCACGATGCCGGCGCTGGCCGGGGTGCCGGTGCTGTGGGCGGGCGGGTTCGCCGAGCTGCTCGGGGCGCGCCTGGACGACCCCGGCTACATGCACGCGGTCAAGATGCTGGGGCGCGACCTGCAGAACTTCCGCGTCGAGCTGAAGAAGTGGTGGAGCGACACGAAGCGGGAGCTGCGCGAGGCGTGGAAAGAGCCGGAGGCGCCCGAGAAGGACCCGGGGAAGCCACCGCGATGA
- a CDS encoding AAA family ATPase, giving the protein MSDALIDSLTAAVGARPDDLPLRQHLAELLVAAGRPAEAIGHAAQLLARDPDDRAAQRLMAAALGAAAPSPAAPSPSRPAAPTSPDPAAPSVFPGPAGAGSPPGPAAPGPGAQARPASPGPASPADPAAPGPAADPAPSGEPSARPSGEPSARPSGGVDWAAFESELEGVVPPRFTAADEPEPVRGHDDRAFDIERSVVTLADVGGMQEVKKRLELSFLGPLRNPKLRTLFGKSLRGGLLLYGPPGCGKTFLARAVAGEMGAAFVSLSITDVLAMWVGSSERNLHELFAAARGHAPCVLFLDEIDALGHKRSQLSSSALRTLVNQLLTELDGVDGNNDGLFVLAATNAPWDIDAALRRPGRLDRTLLVLPPDEPARAAILEYHLRDRPVAGIDLAGLAAATDRFSGADLAHVCETAAEYAMRDAISTGEVRMINQADMTAAVREVRPSTDAWFATARNVALFGNASGDYDDLAAYLKQRKLL; this is encoded by the coding sequence ATGAGCGACGCCCTGATCGACAGCCTGACCGCGGCGGTCGGCGCGCGGCCGGACGACCTGCCCCTGCGGCAGCATCTCGCCGAGCTGCTCGTCGCCGCCGGCCGGCCCGCCGAGGCGATCGGGCACGCCGCCCAGCTCCTGGCCCGCGACCCGGACGACCGGGCCGCCCAGCGCCTCATGGCCGCCGCCCTCGGCGCCGCCGCGCCTTCCCCGGCCGCACCGTCGCCGTCCCGGCCCGCCGCGCCGACGTCCCCGGATCCTGCTGCGCCGTCGGTCTTCCCGGGCCCGGCCGGTGCCGGGTCGCCGCCCGGCCCGGCCGCGCCCGGTCCCGGCGCGCAGGCCCGGCCGGCGTCCCCCGGGCCCGCCTCGCCGGCAGACCCCGCGGCGCCCGGCCCGGCCGCCGACCCGGCGCCCTCCGGGGAGCCGTCCGCGCGCCCGTCCGGGGAGCCGTCCGCACGGCCGTCCGGGGGCGTCGACTGGGCGGCGTTCGAGAGCGAGCTCGAGGGCGTCGTCCCGCCGCGCTTCACCGCCGCCGACGAGCCGGAGCCGGTCCGCGGCCACGACGACCGGGCGTTCGACATCGAGCGGTCCGTCGTCACCCTCGCCGACGTCGGCGGCATGCAGGAGGTCAAGAAGCGGCTCGAGCTGTCCTTCCTCGGCCCGCTGCGCAACCCGAAGCTGCGGACGCTGTTCGGCAAGAGCCTGCGCGGCGGGCTGCTGCTGTACGGGCCGCCCGGCTGCGGGAAGACCTTCCTCGCGCGGGCCGTGGCGGGGGAGATGGGCGCCGCGTTCGTGTCGTTGTCGATCACCGACGTGCTCGCGATGTGGGTCGGCAGTTCCGAGCGCAACCTGCACGAGTTGTTCGCCGCGGCGCGCGGGCATGCGCCGTGCGTGCTGTTCCTCGACGAGATCGACGCGCTCGGGCACAAGCGCAGCCAGCTGAGCTCGTCGGCGCTGCGGACGCTCGTCAACCAGCTGCTCACCGAGCTGGACGGGGTCGACGGCAACAACGACGGGCTGTTCGTGCTCGCCGCGACCAACGCGCCGTGGGACATCGACGCCGCGCTGCGCCGGCCCGGGCGGCTTGACCGGACGCTGCTCGTGCTGCCGCCCGACGAACCGGCGCGCGCAGCGATCCTCGAGTACCACCTGCGCGACCGGCCGGTCGCCGGCATCGACCTGGCCGGGCTCGCCGCCGCCACCGACCGCTTCTCGGGCGCCGACCTGGCCCACGTCTGCGAGACCGCCGCGGAGTACGCGATGCGCGACGCCATCAGCACCGGCGAGGTCCGCATGATCAACCAGGCGGACATGACGGCGGCCGTCCGCGAGGTCCGGCCCTCCACGGACGCCTGGTTCGCCACCGCGCGCAACGTGGCCCTGTTCGGCAACGCGAGCGGCGACTACGACGACCTCGCGGCGTACCTGAAGCAGCGCAAGCTCCTGTGA